In Zingiber officinale cultivar Zhangliang chromosome 3A, Zo_v1.1, whole genome shotgun sequence, the DNA window ATTGGGATGTCTGAAGTGAAGTCTTAGTATAATTTAGAGATTACGTCTCTAAAATAGTACCGGTAAAGCTGGGGGATGTCTATGTTTCGTtggaataattttgaaaataccgCGCTTTAGAGTTTAGATGCTATCCCACGCCCCGCTCCACCATTTCGTGAGCTGCTGCAGCCGCAACCTCCTCCTGCTCGCCCGGCCCGCCCACCGCCGCCTATTTGCCGCCTCCGCCCCGGGATCCGAACCGGCCGATCTCTGGATCGCGAAGGTAGTCTCTACCATCTTCCAACGCGCCCCCACTCATGCCGCTGCCGCCGCCCGCCTCTCCCCCCTTCGGCCTGTCCTGTCCCCTTCCATCGTCTTCACGTCCCTACGTCGCCTCCCGGATTCCAGCTCTGCCCTTGGCTTCTTCTACCTTAGCCGCTCGGACCTCGCCGTCGTCCACCTTCCCCAAACTTTTACATTCCTGATCTCCTGCCTCTGCCGGTCTGGCCTACATGAGGACGCTGTGAAGTTGTTCGACGAAATGGCGAGGGACGGTCACACTGTGGATGATTCCTTCGTGGAGTTTCTAGCTAATTCCTGTTTTGAAGCTGGTAAATTGGACCTTGCCACTGCCTTCCTTGCTGCGGTTTCCAAGTACGGATATCGTTTCCAATCCTACACCTTTAACAAGTTCTTAACTTCTCTAGTTCGGAGAGACCGAGTTGGTGATGCCGTTCTTTTTCTAAGACAGAATTTAGGTTCTCAGTTTCTAGCTGTCGATACATGTAGCTTCAATATAATCATAAAGGGCCTTTGTAGAATTGGCGACTTGGATACTGCATTAGAGTTTTTCAATCAGATGCAAAGATCTTGCTGTGTGCCAGATATAGTTACTTATAACATTCTTATTGATGGACTCTGTAAAGCTGATCAGGTTGATAGAGGGCACGAGATTTTGCAGAAAATTCAATTGGATAGTGCATGTGTGCCGAACGTGGTCACATACACATCTATCATTTCTGGTTATTGCAAAATTGGCAAGATGGAAGAGGCATATGAGGTTTTCGATGATATGATCGGTGCCGGAGTTAAACCCAGCAGGGTTACATTCAATGTCCTTATCAATGGGTATGGTAAGCTGGGGAACATGCCATTGGCAATTTCTTTGTATGAGAGAATGTTAATTTGCGGTTGTCCTCCTGATGTTGTTACTTTTACTTCATTGATCAATGGGTATTGCAGAAGTGGACAGCTTGATGATGCAATGAAGATCTGGGATGAGATGAATCAAAAGGAAGTAAAGCCCAACGGATACACATTTGCTGTTGTTATACATTGTTTGTGCCGGAAGAACAAAGTTGGTGATGCGAGGAATCTTCTGAAGGTACTGAGCAGGAGGAGAGATGTCGTGCCACAAGCCTTCATTTACAACCCTGTCATCGATGGGCTTTGTAAGTCCGGCAACGTGGATGAGGCCAATTCAGTTCTACTAGAAATGGAGGAAAGGAGGTGCACTCCAGACAAATATACTTATACTATACTGATCATTGGACACTGCATGAAGGGGCGAATGTTTGAAGCTGTAGAAATTTTCCAGAAAATGGTCGATTCAGGATGTACTCCAGATAGAATAACGGTTGATTTTTTCGTACCGTGTCTTTTGAAGTCTGGATTTCCCCATGAAATCAACAAGATAAAATCTTTCATCTCTGGAAGGAGTTCAAATTTTGAGATACCAGATCTTCAGGACATTCATCTACCCATTGGTAAATGCTTGGATATTTCAGTAGCTATTTAATTAATAAGGGTATCATGATCATCACAGAGCAGGGCCTTTTAAAGGACACAATAGAGAAATCCAACCTATTGAATTGAAAGTTAAACCATTCATTGCGGTATCCCTATGACCACAAAGCTTTGCCACTGTTTTCTCAAAAAAATGAAGATTTTTGATAGAGGTGCAGGTAGGCAGCACGGTGTCACTGCCTGCCACTTTTTGTGCTTCTTTAGAAGCATTATGCAGCACATAATTTTATGTTGATGTTATTGCTGTGATCCATGAACACAATTGAGTTTCTATTAAATGGTTGATTTGAAGCTCAGTGAAGATATTAACAAGATAGAGAATACTAAACAAGATCTATTCAACATTTATTAGGCCTGATCTTGTTTCTTCATATACTAGTTATAATTGTTTAAAATAAGTGTTTAGGTGAAGTTTTGCTACTTATTCTGCCTTATGTTTAGAAATTTTGGCTGCTGGCATTTTCATTGCAAAGAAGATGTGCACTTTTCTTCTTATAAGAAACTTGTGTTTGAGAGCATCCCCTTGTGATATTATGCAAAGGAGTATTTGTTCTTGGTATTTGAAGC includes these proteins:
- the LOC122051801 gene encoding pentatricopeptide repeat-containing protein At2g06000-like isoform X1 produces the protein MLSHAPLHHFVSCCSRNLLLLARPAHRRLFAASAPGSEPADLWIAKVVSTIFQRAPTHAAAAARLSPLRPVLSPSIVFTSLRRLPDSSSALGFFYLSRSDLAVVHLPQTFTFLISCLCRSGLHEDAVKLFDEMARDGHTVDDSFVEFLANSCFEAGKLDLATAFLAAVSKYGYRFQSYTFNKFLTSLVRRDRVGDAVLFLRQNLGSQFLAVDTCSFNIIIKGLCRIGDLDTALEFFNQMQRSCCVPDIVTYNILIDGLCKADQVDRGHEILQKIQLDSACVPNVVTYTSIISGYCKIGKMEEAYEVFDDMIGAGVKPSRVTFNVLINGYGKLGNMPLAISLYERMLICGCPPDVVTFTSLINGYCRSGQLDDAMKIWDEMNQKEVKPNGYTFAVVIHCLCRKNKVGDARNLLKVLSRRRDVVPQAFIYNPVIDGLCKSGNVDEANSVLLEMEERRCTPDKYTYTILIIGHCMKGRMFEAVEIFQKMVDSGCTPDRITVDFFVPCLLKSGFPHEINKIKSFISGRSSNFEIPDLQDIHLPIGKCLDISVAI
- the LOC122051801 gene encoding pentatricopeptide repeat-containing protein At2g06000-like isoform X2, whose protein sequence is MLSHAPLHHFVSCCSRNLLLLARPAHRRLFAASAPGSEPADLWIAKVVSTIFQRAPTHAAAAARLSPLRPVLSPSIVFTSLRRLPDSSSALGFFYLSRSDLAVVHLPQTFTFLISCLCRSGLHEDAVKLFDEMARDGHTVDDSFVEFLANSCFEAGKLDLATAFLAAVSKYGYRFQSYTFNKFLTSLVRRDRVGDAVLFLRQNLGSQFLAVDTCSFNIIIKGLCRIGDLDTALEFFNQMQRSCCVPDIVTYNILIDGLCKADQVDRGHEILQKIQLDSACVPNVVTYTSIISGYCKIGKMEEAYEVFDDMIGAGVKPSRVTFNVLINGSGQLDDAMKIWDEMNQKEVKPNGYTFAVVIHCLCRKNKVGDARNLLKVLSRRRDVVPQAFIYNPVIDGLCKSGNVDEANSVLLEMEERRCTPDKYTYTILIIGHCMKGRMFEAVEIFQKMVDSGCTPDRITVDFFVPCLLKSGFPHEINKIKSFISGRSSNFEIPDLQDIHLPIGKCLDISVAI